AAACACTAATAGTAGTACAGCCGTAACTGCTGTATACCACAAAGCCAAACGGCGACGAGTAGCTTGAAACATTTTGAATTTTTGAGCTTAAGACTACGGTAGTACATCCGCTTCGCTCGTTGCTAGTAGTACGTGGTTAGTCCTAAACACAAGCTAATTGAACTATTGATGCCGCTATTTTAAGCGTATACAGTATCATTTTATTGCTTTGCTCAAGTTCCAAGTGCCAAGGTAAATGCAGCTGCTGCCAAAAATGCTGCTATTGCCCGAATATGGTTCCAAAACGTCCAGTTGGTTAGGTAACTAGCCCACAAGTTCGCACCCTCAATGGTGTCTGGCTTGACTGTCGCTAGCGCTTCATTGAGTGGCACATTAAACACGATTGTTACTAGCACTGTACCGACAAGATAGAGGAGGCTACCAATAAGCAAGTAAGCAGCGCCAGGTTGATGCCACTTTGATAGCGAAAAAATAGCTAAAAGAAGGCAAGATAGAGATGTTCCAAATAAGGCAGCCATGAACAAGGGATTAATTGCTGTGATATTGATCGATTGCATGGCAATGATACCTTGCGTTGATGGAAGTCGGGCAAGTGCGCTCATTACGAAAGTCGAGAAGGCAAAGAAAACTCCGGCTACCAACCCGCAGCCTAACGCTGCAAAAAGCTGCAAAACAACAGGTAAGTGGTTAACAGTTATCATAAAGCCTCCTAATGTTGTTGCAACGCTTTACGCCACTAATTGAGCAACTTGGATACGCGCAGCTGCGATTGATCGCGCTAAACTTGTGCCACCGAACTCATCATTTTCAATATGAATAAATGTGATATCGGTGATGCCAATAAATCCAAAGATTGCTCTTAAATATGGATCTTGATAATTGAGCTTCTCGTTATGCTCACCAGGTGCAAAACCAGAACTACCTCGCGCTGTAATCACAAACATTTTCTTACCCAACACGAGTGGTTTGTAAGGATTTGCAGTATTTTCTGGTTCAAACGCGAAGGTTCGCCCCACACGCACAATCTGGTCAATATAAGCCTTAAATGTACTGGGTACGCTGAAATTGTACATGGGTATGCCGATAACGTAGAGATCAGCTGCTAAAAACTCATCTATGAGGCGATCGCTAATAGAAATTGCCTTTGATAGTTCAGGTGTGCGTTGCTCTAGCGGTGTATAAGCTGCGGCAATCCACAGTTCATCGACATGGGGAACAGGATTACGACCAATATCCCGATAGGTGACAAGATCAGAGGGATGAGTTTGCCTCCTCGCCTCAATGAATTCTCTTGTCATGCGACGCGAGTGCGATCTTTCTCCTCTAGGACTAGAATCAAGGTGTAGAATGCGAGCCATATTTCCTCCTGATCTCTCACCATTTCAGCTTAGGCAAACGATTTAGACTCAGCTATCTGATTTTTGTGTAATTATCAAAATCTTGCGGTCTGTTTTCAGGCTACTTGGTAGAAATCACCCAAACGTGAAGACAATTGAGGACGAAGTGGGTTTGGAGCATGAAGACAACAGTCCCGTATCAACAAGCAACAACCTGTGTGCCCGTTTTGTCTAGTCAAAATCAAGATTGGGAAAATATTCTGGTTGAGCAATTTCAACATCCTGCAGGTGAGGGCTGGTGTCATTACAGCGAGGAACACGCAATTAGTTTATCACTGGCATCCCGTCCAGTTCGCTTGCTGCAAACGAGGGAAGGTAAAACCTATGTGGGGCTATACGGGAAAGGCGACATTTCTCTAACGCCTGCAAAAACCCCGTTTTTTGCCCGCTGGGATAGTGATGACCACTACTTGCAGATTCGCATTGCGGCACGTTTCCTTCAGCGCGTTGCTAGCGAAACGATTAACATCAATTCCGATCGCCTTGAATTACTTCCCGAATTTCGGACACGCGATCCGCAAATTGAGGCGATCGCTATGCTGCTGCTTGCTGAACTCAAACAAAAACATCTAGGAGGAAGGCTCTATACTGAATCACTGGCAAATGTGTTAGCAGTGCATTTGCTCAGACAATACTCTGCGTCTGCACCTCACTTGGCAATTTATGAAGGCGGTTTAACCCAGCGCCAACTTGTGCAAGTTTTGGAATACATTAACGAACATTTGAGTCAAGACATTAAGCTTGCAGACTTAGCTCGGTTACTGGGCATGAGTCAATTTCACTTTAGCCATTTGTTCAAGCAATCACTAGGGATAGCTCCTTATCAATACCTACTTCAGCAACGCGTAGAACGGGCAAAGCAGTTGTTGAAACAAACCGATCAATCAATTATAGATATTGCCTTCTTGTGTGGATTCAACAGTCACAGTCATTTAAGCAAACAATTTCGGCAGTTGACAGGTATGACACCCACAGCCTACAGAGCGCATTAAATAACCGTAACTCAACAAACATGCCACTGGATTGCATTCCCTAATGACGAAGAGTACGATAAAATTTTGGCGTCTAGACAAGCCAGCCTTTTACACAATAAGCTTTAGACGTAGTGAGGAATGTAAATAATGTCTGAGGCAGCACTGTTAGATTCTGTACTCGGTTTGCCAGTTCATCTCATGGATGACTATACTAGTTGGTTGCGATCGCGCCTCAAACAAGAAATTGGCACTCATGTGATCACGCTAAATGCAGAAATGACGATGCAAGCAGAGCAGCATAATGCTTTAGCTCAAGCAATTCGACAAGCCGAGTTAGTTATTCCTGATGGTGCTGGAATTGTCTTATATATGTTACTTCGTGGCAAACGCATCCAGCGGTGTCCAGGCATTGAGCTTGCAGAGCTACTGTTAGATAGTATCGGACAAACACCAACGTCTTATCCGGTGTTTTTCTATGGAGGTTCTCCAGGAGTAGCTGTCCAAGCCGCAGAAAATTGGCAACAGCGATCGCCACATCTGCAGATAGTTGGTACAGAGCATGGCTATTTATCAGCAACTGAAGTTGAAAAATTAAAGCAAACGTTGCAGGAAATTCAACCCAAACTGATTTTGGTAGGGCTTGGAGTGCCGCGTCAAGAATTATGGATTGCCCAAAATCGTCATTTATGTCCTCAAGCAACTTGGATTGGTGTGGGAGGTAGCTTTGACATTTGGGCGGGGGTGAAGTCTAGAGCGCCAGCTTGGTTAGGAAATAATCATTTGGAGTGGCTGTATCGCTTGTATCAGGAACCTTGGCGTTGGCGGCGGATGTCGGCTTTGCCTAAGTTTGCTGGCAAGGCTTTAGTTAGCCGATTAACACAGGTTTAGTATTGCACGCTCTCAAGTGAGTAGTAATAAACTATCATCTTCAGTTGAATAATCAGGCTGTGCTTGAGTTGCTAGTTACTAGTGACTGGACGCTAATCGCAATAACATCAAGTTTGGTTGATTCGTGGACATCCTGCGTAAATGCGCTAGCGAATGAATTTGCTATTTCTTGATAAGCAAAGTCCACCTCTGTGGACTTAATGCTAAAAGGTAGTTTTGAGTGTACGAAGGTACACTTTGCTTGGATAGCCTCAACTTCAGTCGTAGGCTATCTGTGATTCATGCTCACTACTAACCGCTAACAACCTCCACACTTTTTTGTAATGCACTTCTACCAAAAGAAAAACGCTGACCCTGATAGTCTTTTGCAGGGATGACATAGCAAACTAAGGCATATCTTTTACCCTTGTCTTGCTGATGCCATCCTTTATGTACTAACTGTTGATTGGATATAACCATCGTTCCTGCTTTACCAAACAGCGGAACAGCTTGTTTATCGTTATATAAAAGTTGAATATCTTCTTTATAATTGCGGCTATTTTTGGATGCATATAGTACTTGCTTGAGCCAACCATAGCAATAATTAATGAGTCTTCTGTAGGTATGGCGATGAGAGCCAGGAATCACAGTGTATGGTCCATCGCCATATTCGTTAACATCAGTGAGATAAATAAAGACTTTGTAAACTGTCTTAGTTACGCAATCAGTATGATAGCCCCGCTTTGAGATGGTATCGGGATTGTCAATCTTGATTGAGATATTTCGCAGCAAAACAGGTTCGCCAATGCGCGCTTCAAAGATATCTTCAATGACGTGTGAACTGAACAGTTGTGCAAGTTTATCGTCAATTTCTTGAGCATTCATGATCTGTTGAACGTCCAAATCTACATCATGAATATCTTTGCGACAAAGTAAATAGCAGTCTCCAGCAATAAGATAGCTGTGATTATTGATATAAGAATCTGCAACCTTGATTAAGCGATCGCACTCTTGTTTATCCAAAAACTCAGGAATAACTTCATAGCCTTGCTGGGTGAAATGATTCTGTGGTTGACATATATACTCTTGACGATCATTAATCATTCCAGTTATCTCTGGCTGAATGACCGACAATTCTCGCTGAAGACGTTGACTAAACTTCTTAAGGCGTCTGAGCATTGGACAAAGAGTTGGTTATTTTTTGTAACAGTATGCTAAATTTTATACTTATTATAAGTCTTTTTGCAATTGTAAACTCAGTATTATTGCTGAACCTAAGTCTGATGAAAAGCAGGAGGTTACTACTAGTATATCTTTTAAAGATTTAAAATATCAAAATTAGAAGTAACAGTTTCATTAGCTTTGTTTATTTATTTTACCGAATTACAGTTATCGGTACGCGCAAAGTTTTGCTTTGTTAAGAAATCTTGCACTAGCGAGTTATTTTTATCAGATATGTTGATTTAGTAAATTCCTAGTAACTAGGAAAGAAAATTCTTGTGCTGCGCTGTTATCAAGAGCTAGCAGGTGTTGAATAATACATTAATAGTTTGACTAGAAAGGCAGAATTTTCTTTGTAAGTGGTAGATTACAGCAAAAAGACAAAGTTCGCTGCAACAGCACGAAGTATTATAAAATTCATTAATTTACTTAGTTAAAGACAAGCCAATTATGACTTTAATGTCAGTTTGATGAAAAAGAGCTTAGTGGTTGAAATATACGCCAGTGTCTACTGGTTGGCAAGCAGCCAAGCTGTTGCTCGAATTCACGTTAATTGAATTGAATTATCAAAATAAGGTCAGAAATTTAGAGCAAAACTCTGAAAAAGTTTTACGAGTAGAGCAATACATAGTTACGTTGTTGCGGATAAGATACCCGTTGTAACAAATGGCGTCAAACCGCCGTGGAGCAGGACAAAGGAAAATGATGATTTGTTGTAATGACGATCTCAAATGGTATGTGTATACCGTTTAAGGAATAAAAATAAATAATTTGAAACGGCGATCGCAGGCAATAGTATCATATGTGGCGTTTTCTCTTCCTAGACAGCTCACCTTCAGCGGTACCAGATTTCAGTAAGTTTGGGTAGGATTTTTAATGGGACAATCATTAAAGATTAAAGCCAGAGAGTACCCCGAATATGCACCTGAGTGAAATCACCCATCCTAACCAGTTGCACGGCTTATCGATTCGCCAACTGCAGCAGATCGCCCGTCAAATTCGGGATAAGCATTTGCAAACCGTGGCGGCGAGTGGCGGACACCTGGGACCAGGGTTAGGTGTAGTGGAGTTAACATTAGCGCTTTACCAAACCTTAGACCTCGACCACGATAAAGTTATTTGGGATGTAGGGCACCAAGCCTATCCTCATAAACTGATTACTGGTCGCTATAGTCGCTTTCATACATTGCGGCAAAAAGACGGTGTAGCGGGCTATTTAAAGCGCTGTGAGAACAAGTTCGACCATTTTGGCGCGGGTCATGCTTCCACAAGTATATCTGCTGCCTTGGGCATGGCACTCGCGCGAGATTTAAAAGGCGAAAAATTTAAAGTTGTGGCAGTCATCGGTGACGGTGCCTTGACTGGTGGTATGGCGTTAGAAGCGATTAACCATGCCGGACACTTGCCGAAAACAAACCTACTTGTGGTGTTAAACGACAATGAAATGTCGATTTCTCCCAATGTAGGTGCAATTTCGCGCCATTTAAACAAAATGCGTTTAAGTCCGCCAGTACAGTTTTTGTCTGATAATTTAGAAGAACAAGTCAAACAAATTCCTTTTGTTGGTGATTCTTTAGAAACCGAACTTGAACGGTTTAAAGAGGGCATGAAGCGGTTAGCAGTACCAAAAGTAGGAGCTGTCTTTGAAGAATTAGGCATTACCTACATGGGACCTGTAGATGGGCACAACTTGGAAGAACTGATTGCGACCTTCAAGCAAGCCCATAAAATTGCAGGACCAGTACTCGTACACGTTGCTACTGTTAAAGGTAAAGGATATGCGATCGCCGAACAAGACCAAGTAGGCTATCACGCGCAGTCACCTTTTAACCTGACAACAGGTAAGGCAATTCCTTCGAGTAAACCTAAGCCTCCTGGATATTCCAAAGTTTTTGCCCACGCTTTGGTAAAACTCGCCGAAAACAATCCCAAAATTGTCGGCATTACAGCAGCAATGGCAACAGGTACAGGGCTAGACAAACTACAAGCAAAACTGCCCCACCAGTATATTGATGTTGGGATTGCAGAACAACACGCTGTGACTTTAGCCGCAGGCTTAGCTTGTGAGGGAATGCGTCCCGTTGTCGCGATCTACTCAACTTTCTTGCAACGTGGCTACGACCAAATTGTTCACGATGTGTGCATCCAAAACCTACCTGTATTTTTCTGCATGGATCGGGCGGGAATTGTTGGTGCAGATGGTCCAACCCATCAAGGAATGTATGATGTTGCTTATTTGCGTTGCTTACCCAATATGGTGTTGATGGCACCGAAAGACGAAGCCGAGTTGCAGCGGATGGTTGTCACAGGAGTGAACCACACCGATGGTCCAATTGCGATGCGTTATCCTCGCGGGAACGGCTATGGTGTTCCTTTGATGGAAGAAGGGTGGGAACCAGTCGAGATCGGCAAAGGCGAAACTCTACGTCATGGTGACGATGTGCTGCTGCTAGGATTTGGTTCAACGGTTTACCCAGCCATGCAAATCGCTGAAATTCTCAGCGAACATGGAATTCAAGCGACAGTCGTCAACGCTCGATTTGCCAAGCCGCTTGACACCGAATTGATTCTACCATTGGCACAACGCATTGGACGTGTTGTCACTTTAGAAGAAGGCTGTCTCATGGGTGGCTTTGGTTCGGCTGTAGCGGAGGCATTACTTGATGCCGATGTTGTTGTACCTGTCAAGCGTTTTGGCGTGCCAGATGTCTTGGTAGACCATGCTTCTCCGGAACAATCCAAAGCAGAATTGGGTTTAACCAGTCCCCAAATAGCACAAGAAGTGTTAAAAGCCTTTTTTAACAAAACACTTTCATCTGTAAGCTAAATCAGGTTTATGGGCGTACACTTGTGCGCCCGTACCCAAACTTCAAACGATCGCTTTCCATTCTTTCCCCTTGCCCCTGCGAGCCTCTAACTATGTCCCCTTGCCTCTCTCAGGTTTTTCCCGTTGTTTGGTATGAAAACTCAGTGTTGCTAATCGATCAAACTCGGCTACCTCACGAGTATGCATTCGTCGAGATTCACCGCTGCGAAGATATGGTACAGGCAATTAAAACCATGATTGTACGGGGTGCACCCGCAATTGGTGTTGCTGCTGCTTATGGCATGTATCTTGGGGCGCGTGAGATTTCAACTCAAAATCGCGAAGAATTTATACATCAGCTTGAGGAAGTTGCTGTGATGCTCCGCGCGACACGCCCTACAGCTGTTAACTTGTTTTGGGCGATCGCACGGATGTTAAAAACGGCATATGAAATGCTGGGATCAGTTGAACAAATTAAACAAGCTTTACTCCATACTGCGCAAACGATCAATGCTGAAGACTTGCAAACTTGTCAAGCAATTGGCGATCGCGGTTTAGAAGTTTTACCTTCGACTCCAGAAAAACTCAATCTTCTGACACACTGCAACGCGGGTGCTTTAGCAACAGCAGGCTATGGTACAGCTTTAGGGATAGTACGTTGTGCTTGGGCAAAAGGTAGACTAGCCAGAGTTTATGCTGATGAAACCCGTCCCCGTTTACAAGGCGCAAAATTAACTGCCTGGGAATGCGTTCAAGAAGGAATTCCTGTCACCTTAATTACTGATAGTATGGCAGCACACTGTATGCAACACGGCTTAATTCATGCGGTTGTTGTCGGTGCAGATCGCATTGCGGCAAATGGAGACACTGCCAATAAAATTGGTACATACAGTTTAGCCATTGTTGCTCAAGCGCATAATGTTCCTTTCTTTGTTGCGGCTCCCCTCTCAACGATTGATTTTTCCTTGACAAGTGGCAGTGAAATTCCGATTGAAGAACGCCACGCCAGTGAAGTTTATGCAATTGGTGAGACTATAATTACTCCCGAAGGAGTTGAGTTTTACAATCCTGCTTTTGATGTCACTCCCGCAGATTTAATCACTGCAATTATTACTGAACACGGTGCATTTGCGCCAAATCAGTTACAGGAGAAGTTGAAAGAAAAAAATCTAGTTTGAAGAATATGTAAGAGGCGATCGCCATGCCTGCAAATTCCTTAGATTCACAACTTACTATTACTTCTTGCAATCCACAACTACATAGCGCGTTTATCCGGTCATTAACTAGAGACAATTTTTATCTAACGATAAGTCGTACCATCGGCTGGGATGAGGAACTTCACCAACAAGAACCGCGTCCAGAAAGATACACAATGGTGTATTGTAACCATGACCTCATTGGTTTTTTCGCGATTCGAG
The nucleotide sequence above comes from Gloeocapsopsis sp. IPPAS B-1203. Encoded proteins:
- a CDS encoding anthrone oxygenase family protein, which produces MITVNHLPVVLQLFAALGCGLVAGVFFAFSTFVMSALARLPSTQGIIAMQSINITAINPLFMAALFGTSLSCLLLAIFSLSKWHQPGAAYLLIGSLLYLVGTVLVTIVFNVPLNEALATVKPDTIEGANLWASYLTNWTFWNHIRAIAAFLAAAAFTLALGT
- a CDS encoding FMN-dependent NADH-azoreductase → MARILHLDSSPRGERSHSRRMTREFIEARRQTHPSDLVTYRDIGRNPVPHVDELWIAAAYTPLEQRTPELSKAISISDRLIDEFLAADLYVIGIPMYNFSVPSTFKAYIDQIVRVGRTFAFEPENTANPYKPLVLGKKMFVITARGSSGFAPGEHNEKLNYQDPYLRAIFGFIGITDITFIHIENDEFGGTSLARSIAAARIQVAQLVA
- a CDS encoding AraC family transcriptional regulator, which produces MKTTVPYQQATTCVPVLSSQNQDWENILVEQFQHPAGEGWCHYSEEHAISLSLASRPVRLLQTREGKTYVGLYGKGDISLTPAKTPFFARWDSDDHYLQIRIAARFLQRVASETININSDRLELLPEFRTRDPQIEAIAMLLLAELKQKHLGGRLYTESLANVLAVHLLRQYSASAPHLAIYEGGLTQRQLVQVLEYINEHLSQDIKLADLARLLGMSQFHFSHLFKQSLGIAPYQYLLQQRVERAKQLLKQTDQSIIDIAFLCGFNSHSHLSKQFRQLTGMTPTAYRAH
- a CDS encoding WecB/TagA/CpsF family glycosyltransferase — protein: MSEAALLDSVLGLPVHLMDDYTSWLRSRLKQEIGTHVITLNAEMTMQAEQHNALAQAIRQAELVIPDGAGIVLYMLLRGKRIQRCPGIELAELLLDSIGQTPTSYPVFFYGGSPGVAVQAAENWQQRSPHLQIVGTEHGYLSATEVEKLKQTLQEIQPKLILVGLGVPRQELWIAQNRHLCPQATWIGVGGSFDIWAGVKSRAPAWLGNNHLEWLYRLYQEPWRWRRMSALPKFAGKALVSRLTQV
- a CDS encoding phytanoyl-CoA dioxygenase family protein, whose protein sequence is MLRRLKKFSQRLQRELSVIQPEITGMINDRQEYICQPQNHFTQQGYEVIPEFLDKQECDRLIKVADSYINNHSYLIAGDCYLLCRKDIHDVDLDVQQIMNAQEIDDKLAQLFSSHVIEDIFEARIGEPVLLRNISIKIDNPDTISKRGYHTDCVTKTVYKVFIYLTDVNEYGDGPYTVIPGSHRHTYRRLINYCYGWLKQVLYASKNSRNYKEDIQLLYNDKQAVPLFGKAGTMVISNQQLVHKGWHQQDKGKRYALVCYVIPAKDYQGQRFSFGRSALQKSVEVVSG
- the dxs gene encoding 1-deoxy-D-xylulose-5-phosphate synthase produces the protein MHLSEITHPNQLHGLSIRQLQQIARQIRDKHLQTVAASGGHLGPGLGVVELTLALYQTLDLDHDKVIWDVGHQAYPHKLITGRYSRFHTLRQKDGVAGYLKRCENKFDHFGAGHASTSISAALGMALARDLKGEKFKVVAVIGDGALTGGMALEAINHAGHLPKTNLLVVLNDNEMSISPNVGAISRHLNKMRLSPPVQFLSDNLEEQVKQIPFVGDSLETELERFKEGMKRLAVPKVGAVFEELGITYMGPVDGHNLEELIATFKQAHKIAGPVLVHVATVKGKGYAIAEQDQVGYHAQSPFNLTTGKAIPSSKPKPPGYSKVFAHALVKLAENNPKIVGITAAMATGTGLDKLQAKLPHQYIDVGIAEQHAVTLAAGLACEGMRPVVAIYSTFLQRGYDQIVHDVCIQNLPVFFCMDRAGIVGADGPTHQGMYDVAYLRCLPNMVLMAPKDEAELQRMVVTGVNHTDGPIAMRYPRGNGYGVPLMEEGWEPVEIGKGETLRHGDDVLLLGFGSTVYPAMQIAEILSEHGIQATVVNARFAKPLDTELILPLAQRIGRVVTLEEGCLMGGFGSAVAEALLDADVVVPVKRFGVPDVLVDHASPEQSKAELGLTSPQIAQEVLKAFFNKTLSSVS
- the mtnA gene encoding S-methyl-5-thioribose-1-phosphate isomerase, whose translation is MSPCLSQVFPVVWYENSVLLIDQTRLPHEYAFVEIHRCEDMVQAIKTMIVRGAPAIGVAAAYGMYLGAREISTQNREEFIHQLEEVAVMLRATRPTAVNLFWAIARMLKTAYEMLGSVEQIKQALLHTAQTINAEDLQTCQAIGDRGLEVLPSTPEKLNLLTHCNAGALATAGYGTALGIVRCAWAKGRLARVYADETRPRLQGAKLTAWECVQEGIPVTLITDSMAAHCMQHGLIHAVVVGADRIAANGDTANKIGTYSLAIVAQAHNVPFFVAAPLSTIDFSLTSGSEIPIEERHASEVYAIGETIITPEGVEFYNPAFDVTPADLITAIITEHGAFAPNQLQEKLKEKNLV